The following proteins are encoded in a genomic region of Cervus elaphus chromosome 15, mCerEla1.1, whole genome shotgun sequence:
- the ADGRA1 gene encoding adhesion G protein-coupled receptor A1: MDLRTVLSPPPAPGELLHPVVYACTAVMLLCLLASAATYIVHQSAIRISRPGRHTLLNFCLHAALTFSAFAGGINRTRFPTLCQAVGITLHYSTLSTLLWIGVTARNIYKQVTKKAPLCPGAGQPPYPKQPLLRFYLVGGGAPLVICGVTAATNIRNYGMEAEDAAYCWMAWEPSLGAFYGPVAVIALGTCVYFLGTYVQLRRHPERRYELKERSEEQQRLAGPEGGPATPGGAPPAPDGLAASLLQNEHSFKAQLRAAAFTLLLFVATWAFGALAVSQGHFLDMVFSCLYGAFCVTLGLFVLIHHCAKRDDVWHCWWSCCPARRDPHAAKLGARPAFDANGDALGNMACLQDSPCPGKALGFGHPSTSHCKMTNLQATQGHVSCLSPATPCCSQVHCEQLLEDAAHVREGDAFEHDPHLHACVQGRTKPHYFSRHRAGAAEQEYAYHIPSSLDGSLHSSRSESPPSSLEGPVGPHALACCAQGDPFPLVSQPEGSAPSPVLYSCPPRPGREAARGPARLEMLRRTQSLPFGGPGQNGLLKGDARDAAPFGSDSTGNIRTGPWRNETTV; the protein is encoded by the exons GATCTGAGGACGGTCCtctccccgcccccggccccaggGGAGCTCCTGCACCCCGTGGTGTATGCCTGCACGGCCGTCATGCTGCTCTGTCTGCTGGCCTCCGCCGCCACCTACATCGTCCACCAGAG CGCCATCCGGATCAGCCGCCCTGGCCGGCACACCCTCCTGAACTTCTGTCTCCACGCGGCGCTGACCTTCTCCGCCTTTGCGGGCGGCATCAACCGCACCAGGTTCCCGACCCTGTGCCAGGCG GTGGGCATCACGCTGCACTACTCCACGCTCTCCACTTTGCTGTGGATCGGGGTGACCGCCAGGAACATCTACAAGCAGGTGACCAAGAAGGCCCCACTGTGCCCGGGGGCAGGCCAGCCGCCGTACCCCAAGCAGCCCCTGCTCAG GTTCTACCTCGTCGGCGGAGGGGCCCCTCTGGTCATCTGCGGCGTCACGGCCGCCACGAACATCAGGAACTACGGGATGGAGGCCGAGGATGCAGCGTA CTGCTGGATGGcctgggagcccagcctgggCGCCTTTTACGGGCCGGTGGCCGTCATCGCCCTGGGCACCTGCGTGTACTTCCTCGGCACCTACGTCCAGCTGCGGCGCCACCCGGAGCGCAGATACGAGCTCAAGGAGCGGTCGGAGGAGCAGCAGCGCTTGGCAGGCCCCGAGGGCGGCCCCGCGACCCCGGGGGGCGCGCCGCCCGCCCCCGACGGCCTGGCCGCCTCGCTGCTGCAGAACGAGCACTCCTTCAAGGCCCAGCTGCGCGCCGCCGCCTTCACGCTCCTCCTGTTCGTGGCCACGTGGGCCTTCGGGGCGCTGGCCGTGTCGCAGGGCCACTTCCTGGACATGGTCTTCAGCTGCCTGTACGGCGCCTTCTGCGTGACCCTGGGGCTGTTCGTGCTCATCCACCACTGCGCCAAGCGCGACGACGTGTGGCACTGCTGGTGGTCCTGCTGCCCCGCCCGCCGGGACCCCCACGCCGCGAAGCTCGGCGCCCGTCCCGCCTTCGACGCCAACGGGGACGCGCTGGGAAACATGGCCTGCCTGCAGGACTCGCCGTGTCCCGGGAAGGCGCTGGGCTTCGGCCACCCGTCCACCAGCCACTGCAAGATGACCAACCTGCAGGCCACCCAAGGCCACGTCAGCTGCCTGTCGCCGGCCACGCCCTGCTGCTCCCAGGTGCACTGCGAGCAGCTCCTGGAGGACGCAGCCCACGTGCGCGAGGGGGACGCCTTCGAGCACGACCCGCACCTGCACGCGTGTGTCCAGGGCAGAACTAAGCCGCACTACTTCAGCCGGCACCGGGCAGGCGCGGCCGAGCAGGAATACGCCTACCACATCCCGTCCAGCCTGGACGGCAGCCTGCACAGCTCGCGCTCGGAGAGCCCGCCCAGCTCGCTCGAGGGCCCCGTGGGCCCGCACGCGCTGGCCTGCTGCGCCCAGGGCGACCCCTTCCCCCTGGTCAGCCAGCCCGAGGGCAGCGCCCCCAGCCCTGTGCTCTATAGCTGTCCGCCGCGGCCCGGCAGGGAGGCGGCCCGTGGCCCGGCGCGCCTGGAGATGCTCCGAAGGACACAGTCGCTGCCCTTCGGTGGCCCCGGCCAGAACGGGCTGCTCAAGGGCGATGCGCGGGACGCCGCCCCCTTCGGCTCAGACAGCACAGGCAACATCCGCACGGGGCCCTGGAGGAACGAGACGACGGTGTAG